CATGAGTCGTGTTCTGGTTTCGTTTGTAAacggcagagacacaagaaacaGATCCCTGAAACTCAGAGAGGCGCCTCGAAACGCGAACAACCCAAATAAACAAAGTACGCAGACGCCCCTCAAATCGGAGACGGgaccgagaagagaaaaaagaaatcTGCTACCTAAAGATTCGTTCTGGAACCCACGAGGAGCGAACACGTTGTTCGACCGGAAACAGACAATGAGAAAACCGGAGAAAAAACATTTCATGAACCCATTTacttcttcggcgtctctctaGGGCTCGAGCCTATCGCGTGTGACTCTACAGCCGAGACGACATTCGAGGCCAGCAATTCCTCCAGAATCGACTGCTCCCTCTTGAAGACTCCTCGGAAGGCCTCTGTTCTAAGCAGAGGAACTTCTAGCACCTTCATGACGATATTgtggcgtttctctcgcacACCCCCAtgcctttctccctcttctcctgtcggtgtgtccttctcgttctcttttaCCTTGTCCTCGAGGCTTGTTCCCGGTCCCCCGTCCTTCGTGGCGCTTACGCCCTCGATGTCTCCGGCCACTGGCCGcacctcgccttcgccggcGGGTTCCCTCAACAAAGGGATTGTCGAGGCATTTggtggaaaagaagaagagagagaaggagaatgaagaggagatgaagaagagggagacttagcggaagaagcagaggcttGCGTTGCATCTTCTTGGTTTCCGTTGTCCGTTGCGGCTCCTTTGAGGGAGTCCTTGAGCGCAGCGAAGTCGACAGAGACTCCCCTCTCCCACAGGAGGTTCACCAGTTCCAtattttttccttcttctctcgttaGAAGAACAAGGACGCGAACTTTCTCATTTGAGCGCTGGAACTGATCTTTGTCCCTGGATCCTCTGTTCCCGTGTCccgcatctctctctccttcgctgccgcaTCTTGCACTCTCCTCGCAGCAGaccttccttcgcttcttcttctcttcttccacgtgATTCTCGATCGCCCGAAACAGCGTTTCCGTCCATCCAGCGAGACCAGGCTGTGCGGCCGCAACGACCTTCGCGAATCCTAGGGCCAGATGGACGAGAAAGGCatcgagggaagaagactgcTCTCAGTGAATCTGCTTTCACCCAACGGTTTGCATAgatatgtacacatatacaaGTGAAGGCACACGTAGTCAGCCGATGATGGGAAAAGGCAATCACGCGTGTCCAAGCAAACACGAatgagacagaggagaacagcagaaagacaagaagacgcaggaacATATTTCCAAGTAAAACCGAGTGGGACACGCGAGGAAAGGGACTTCTACGCGTGTCCAAGTAGGCGCGAATCACACAAATCGTGGACTAAAACCTGGTAGTAAAAAACGGCCCCGTGCACCTGCTCACTTCTGTTGCTTCAATAAATACGTCACGTGTTTCCAATTGTATCAAACTGTGGGAGTATGTAACTCAGCACCAAGGCGAAGCGCAACTGACTCGGAACTGGGGGACCTTGCTCTCCAGAGAATCTCCCCCACACTTGAAAAAGGGCTCCGAAAGAAGCTGCGAAAAACCGAACGgattttccttctctcccgtccaTCGCCTTACCTGCGTGGCGAGCGGCGGCGGCAGTCGTGGGGCCGATCGCGAGAGCCAcgagtttctgtgtttcttttctccgcctcttctctgcttcgcgtcCCTCCATCACGCTGTTCCTGCACTCTTCAAGCAGGCGCATTAAGTCAGCTTCTGTCGACAGCAAGTGGCTGGCTGCCTTACGAGGCTGACCCGATCCCTCACGggccgaaggcgagagcTCGAGAGGCGCCTGTGAGCAAGTGGGAGACgccggagaagcagcggcagaggaagaagacgaacgagaagaggactTCTTCCTGGGGAGAGAGTCCACGACGATTTGCTTGGCCCCGGCGTGGATGGCCGTGtaagaaggaagaacaggagcgTCGAGAGTCGAGTGCTCTAGAGGAAGCCCGTTTGCAACCCAGCTCCAGACTGCTGAAGGACTCGCTAGCATGACAAAGGCTACAGTTACTTTTGCGTCTTGtccgtcctctcctttctcctccccctCTTGAGTCTGCGCTTCTATCCCATCCCGACCGCCTTCTAAGAGCTGCCGTTGCCCCGCCCCTTCTGTCTTcccgctctctgtctcggaggcttgtgctttttcttctttcctcgtctcgacAGTCGCGCGCGCGGCCGCCGTGCGTGGTGTATCTGCAGGTTCCGCGCTCTTTTCACGTTTCAACAAAGCCTCCCTGAGAGTCGCAAGTAacgcctgcctctcttccaGTGCCAGCATCCTCTGCGTGGTGGTGTAAATGTTCAAGCGCTGAAGGCGGAAGAGCGGCAGCGAAGTCCACGAAGCGGTTTcacttctcgcttccttttcacgCGCTTCTGTGCCTCCGAAAACGTCATTCACTGCTCTGGCTGCAGTCTGGCCTTCCTTCCCATGTTCGGGCGCATCGCGTGTTTTGGGGTGTATCTCCTCTGGTGtgcgagacgaaaaagccACGTCGTTGTGGTCTGACAACGACACGCGCGTTCGAGACGACACACTCGGAAGTACGGTTCCATGGAAAGACGCTTTTTGCACATCGCCACATGAGCTCTTGTTggggtgtatatacaccgaATCTCCGGGGCTGTCGCCGGAGCTTGGTTGGTCACAGGACCGCGGAGCTGAAGAAACGGACACGTTTTGCGCGCCGAAAAGCTGTACGACTTCCCTCAGCTTCCGCTCCTCAAAAGTGGTTGCGAGGTCCTCGGATGCTAAAGCCGAAGTCGGCCAAACCACGCGCGTTTGCAGCCAGCATGGACAGCAAACGACCGAACGGCGCAGGCCGGGAAGCTCCACTGACACCGCAACGCGCTGAGCTCGGGTGTAGTTACACCAGGGATCAACATGGCCCACATCTTCCAACGGGTCAGTGTGTTGTTCAGGCGCGTGAATACACCTCTCGTTGAAAGCGTCAGGGCTGAAACCACCGCGATAGTCGTTGTCGCTTGTCAAACACAGCAAGGAAAGAATTgggggacgaggaggcaaGTCGGCTGCGAGCCGGGCCGCTGTAGCTACCGAAGGCATccagggcgagaagagactttGGATTTCACGCGAAGCGCTTTGTGTCTCATCTGAAACGTTCTGAAAATTGCAATCGAGTTCCCTGCCCTCTCTCCGCCTAGAATCATTCGTCGACCTTTCGCTTGTggccgtttcttctgcattCAAGTCCAGTTTATGTCCCCGGAATCCATGGCGCTGGCTGGCAGTCCCCGATACACGGTCGTCCCCCTCCACGTTCtggcttgtctcttcttcgctttccctGGCGTTGTTCTTCCCTTCTAGTGGTCCTCGCCTCGCTTCGTTCGTTGCTGTGTCATCAGCCTTGCCTCGATGGCAACACAACCTCTtaaaaactgcatgcagtgcctCCTCAGCAGCGTGGCGAGTGCCGTCTCCGACACATACGATGGACTGGCGGGGCACGCTGTCTAGACACCGGAACAGAtgaggaggagaaacagaggccgCGGAACATGAGGAAGACTCGcaagacggaggagaatgAGACGGATAAGAGGGCGGTGTAAGAGATGTAGACGAAGAAGTAGAAGAGCACGATTGAGATGCGAtgggaaggaggagacaagtCAGCATGCGTTCCCAACAACGAGCAAACACGCGCGCCGACTCGGGCGACGTCAGGCACAGATAATCaaacgaaaagaaggcgGCAGGACGAGACGCCGAGCGGGGCCATGCCGGACACAATGCAGTGAGGAGAGGCGGAGCCgagactgaagaagaggagagagaacaggacgCTGAAGCGGCTGACTCCGGAGGCGAGACACTGGGAGACGAATAGAGCGACgatggaaacgaagaacgaTGAGAGGCTGACGGCTGGGCTGACGAGAatcgaaaagagaaacgcataCGGACAGGCACAGGGACAGCGTGGGCGGGCACGTAGGAGGGCGAGAGAAGTGGCTTCTCCCACCCGTGGAAGCGAGAGTGCCGGAGACTGCTTGTCCACGCAGGCGCAGGAAAGAGATGCAGACGTGGACGAGGATGTAGAGGGAACGCGCATCGGTCGAAACAGGAGGCGAATGAAAGAAATGCTgaaagcgacggagaggcgaaagagagagaagcacttGAGGGGGCAGTGAAGTGACAGCGCGAACGAAGGGGACcggacagagaggcagctgAGGGcacgagaggaggaggaagatgaggagcaatcgaagaaggaaacaatGTCTTTGAcgtcttttctttgtttAAGAAGAGAACCGGCCTGCCTGAAAAACCGACCTGCCCCTGGCTGAGGTGTGCGGGCGACGGAAAAAAGGCGTCGACGGAGAGGGTACTCGCGCGGACAGAGAAGATACCAGCATGGGGTGCGATGAAGgccggaaaagaaaagagaagaagagcaaacgAAGCAtacgcggagacagctcgGCTTCTACGAGGCAAGAGCGAACTAGAGCAGAtgaaggaaaaaaagcagaggactctgtcgacgagaaagaggggaaggagagggcaAGCGGCCATGTCGGAAGAGTTGATTTCTgtgaaaaggagagaccTTTGTGCACAGGAAACGCCTCAGGAGGTGGAAAAGAACACAGGTGAGAGGGAAAAGGgtgaaaggagaaggacaaaGGAAAgggggaggcgaggaagcgggCATCACGATTTTAGAGCAGTTGACAAAGATTGACAAACCTAGCACTTACTAACTAGCTTGAATCATGAGTTAAACGCCGTGACATAGCACAGAAGTTGCGGACAAGCGGCGAAAACAGTACAAAGTGAGAGAATGAGGACGAACAGGCGATCTTACGACCAAGTGGGGACTTCTTGAGACCACGCGAGCAGGGAATGTccagcagagaaggcgcggcGAAAAGAgtgaaagacagaaagaagacaagacgacTGAAGGAGACGGACTTTGGATAAGATGAGGACCAAGAAATGCCTGCTCACAGGCCAAGTCGGATGTCGGTCGCTTGCGGAATACCGTGACCAACAGTGCCGGAGAAAGTCGAAAAACGGTTGCCAAGCCAGCCAGAGTGAGATACAGCGAAGTGTGACAAGCAGCCAACGCCGACAGTGGAAGAAAaccagagaaaaggcgacgacgAGTCAACATGATCTACATGCAGCAGAAGGGAAACTTGTTTTTCCACAGGACACTCCATACACCGCATGTGAGtacggagaaaacgaggcgcCGCCGCTTCCTGGGGGGttggaagagacaggagacacgaaCACACTAGCGAAGCGAGAATcgcgagaaaccgagaatCTGCTGCTTTGGCAAGAGAAGAATTTTCTGGAAAAGAAtggcgagaaaagcgactcATGGCAACAGTCAATggcgagacgagacagggaagacaGACACTTGAGAGCTGTACGGCGGCAATATCTCCGGCGTCGATACACCAGGGAGACGCGCTTTTctttgcatgtgcatgcgctaGAAGCTTTCGGAAGAACTCAGATATTTTTTTCGTATTTTTCCGTTTATTCGCAATGtacgtttttttctctcagtcTCCCGCCTTTTTCCCGGCGAAAGACGTCGGCATTTGCAATTTAAAGACCACTGCCGCAGGCGGGCCACAACGAAttccttgttttttttgGACGTTCAGAAAAATGAATAAAGAATCAACAGAGGTACTCACagtcgtttctcctcttcccacCTCTTCCTAGAAGTCATCCGCATCTGCATTCTGAGCGTCTTTTAAGGACCGTTTCTTTCCCTCGTTTATCCGCTGagcaagaagcagcgacTGGAGCCCCTTCGTGGCTAGAAGAGGCCGAGAGGCCTGgggcagaagaaacgcgtctgTTCTTCGCTCACGAATCTCTGAACGAGTCCGAAATGACAGCCACATGAAGACGCCGACACAAGAACGAAAAGGCCCCACCGTGTCTGGACACCCGTGAGATCCGCACAACCCAAAAACTTGACAAACTACGAAAGAACAGCAGGCGAGATTCTCCAGGGTTTCGAGTTGGGGCTTGAGGGCACACGCGGCGAAACGGAGGTCGTGCCTTTCCGTTCCCGGAGCTGGCAACTGTTTTCGAAAAGTCTGTCAATGCACAACATATGCCAGCTTAACCGAATGTGTTGCGGAATCAACCACCCCCCacgagcagagagactgcCGTTCACAAATTTCACCACCAGGCGTCTGTGGGAGTCAGGTGCGTCCTCAATTGAGGTCGCTCGCTCCTGATGAAGCGAACAGGTGCATCGGCAACGCCTTCACgtgttttctcgtctcttctcccttgtcctcttcctcttctttctctcccttgtctttcctgtcttctccctcctctcctcgcttcttctcttcttctgcttcctctcctctaTCACTTCCTCGTGCTCCTCGCCAGTCTCTGTGGCCCCCCATGGAGGTCGACGCGCCCCAGGCTTTTCGTTCCGCGACTTCTACAGGTCTGGGCCCCGTTGCGTCCTCCGCCTGGTCGGCTGTTTCGCTTGAGAGTGACTcccagagagcgaagcaagGGACCGAGGAGGGCGCGCTGCTGagcctctctgccttctctcgcctggTGGGAATCTCTCAGTTCGTCGCCTCCCATGTGCCCTCCAAACGCGGTTtcgaagagacgcaggccTCGGGATCGCCGACCAGCGCCGCAGGCGATGTGCAGCCCGAGAAACAAAGCCCCAACGAAGGCTCAGACAGGGACGCCTGCGCCGATCACGGCGGATTCTGGGGGTCGGTGAAGACTCTTTTCGAGGACTTTCAGGTGTACGAACACTCAGAGTTCGACTGCGCATGTCTGCGTAATCAGCGTGCGTGCTCTCGTTGCGTGCCCTCTATCCAGAAAGCGGAAGCTTCTCATTCTCCcttgtcgttttcttcggcttctctctcttccccgtctgcctctctggtGGCCTCAGACGTTTCTCAGAAAGGCGCACGCCGTGgcgaaacaggaaacaaCTCCAAGCCACCTGCGAAGGACGAAGGAGGGCCCCGACTTGGACAGCCCTGCGCCTTCGGCTGTTGGTGTCGGGCCTTTGGAGACTCTTCAGAGGCGGCGCCACTTCGTCTGCCGCTTTTGGTGGACTCCGGAcagctgaggagacagagggaagcagagcagCTTGCTGAGGCGGGGGGCTTGCacgtttcgccttcctttcgtctctggcGGTGTCGACGCCGAAGTGAAGCCGCAGAGGCACTCGACGGTGTAAGGGAGGCgggcagagaagcagagtggGAAGACCGGGGGgaccagagagaagagggaagggaagaagcaaatgaGGATGAAGACAACAGATCACAGAGTCGGGAATTGAAGGATAACGATGCcaagaggcgaggaaaccGGCCGTGCGTTTCCGAGTTCGAGACGCAAAATATCGAGGCCTTTGTGCGCGGTGTCGCCTGGTGCGCTGAGGTGTACAGGCAATACGTGATCGGTTCACCACGGGATCCAGAAGCGAGCGGTGCTGGGGTTtccgagagaagcgccgaTTTACTTCACGGACTAAATGAAGAAAAGGACTCGTGGCTGCAGCAAGCGCGGAGAACAGCGGCCTCAGCCGAGGAAACCCTGTTCACTGTTTCTTCAACTCTGGCGCCGGGGATCTCGTCCACGTTTTCATCTCTCCCGCAAGCTAAGAATGGGCAGCAAAACATTCCTTACAGCGACCCGTCAAAGGCGCCCTGCTTGTGGCTCCTAGGTGACCTCGCGGGTGTCTTGACAGCGCACTGGAGAAACGAGTTATCCGGCGTTTCCTCCCAGTCAGtacctctctcctcttccgcatctccctcggcttctccttcactGGTTGAAGTCCAGAAGGAACTGCGGGGtgccttgcatgcgtttgttcGCGAGCGTCTGCCCTTCATGGTTTCAGAGTCAACGACGCTCGTCCCCGCGAAGGCAGGAGCTAACGGAGGGGACAGCGCTGGAGGCGAGCTAAGGGGGCGAGGCCTGaagcgcgggagagacagcaatCCTCTCGACGACGACTGCGAAGACCAGGGCCAGtcaggggagagagacgtggaaggagaagagaaaagaacgggGATTCAAGATGAGGGGCAGAAGGCGCGGGATCAGGACAGACAGGAAAACAACGAGGAGGAACTGAGAGTACTACAGGGCCTGGAAGCCTCAAATCTGTCACGCCGGATTGCTTTCCTCGCTCGAGCTATTGCTTCCAGAGACGGCAGGGCTGGATTCTCAAAATCAGAACATCGACaagaaaatggagaaggATGCGTCCAGAATGGAGGAGGGCAAAACAAAGGCGGAGACGGAAACAAAGGgtcacagaaaaaaggggGGTCTGTGTGTCGACCGACTTCGAATGGATTGTACGAGTCAGATTTCGCGTCGACTCGCTTCCCTTTCATCTCGATCGCAGCATGCTGGGCCCAACAGCGAGGACAGATTCTTCGATTGAAGAAAGAAGTTGAAGAGAATGTGCAGCGGGGAAACTTAGAAGGCAACGGAGGGGGAGTGAATGAACTCGAattgaaagagagaagaagaaactggatCTCCTTGCTCGAGACAGCTGCGAAAAAACCTCCGTGCGTGGTCCTGAAACTGACCCTCAAGCCCCATTGtcgccgtttcctcttccctccaGTTCActtcaggtgtacagacaccgcaaGCGGAGATGCGGACCCGTCTGGAAGGAGCGGAGGCGCAGAGCGGAACGGAAGCCAGCGAGGAGGGGTGGGAGGGAAACCAGAAGTCTCCGTTCAAACCGGCGTttctcgagaagagagaagaaggggcCGAGAGGACATAGAAGAGCTTCTCTTCCGCGGTCCGCGTGCGCAGCAGTCTGGTtcggaaaaagaagaatTTGACGAAAAACAAACGGAACTGCTTGCTCGCCTCGCTTCCCACCCCGCCCTTCTGGACATCCTATTCGACACTTGCCGAGCGTCCGAGGGAACATGCAATTACGCAGCGTCGGGCGGGCCTCAGGGCGGGCGGTGGCCAGCCGACCTCGGGGTGTATCTACACTTCATTCTCTTGAAAGTAAATCGTGATACATCCAATGCGCTCCACATGATCGGAAGGGGACTGCGTCGACACTGTCAAAGATCCCTCGCCGTCGCTGGCACCAAGGACAAACGCGGGATCACCGTCCAAAGGTGCTCCGTTCACAAAGTAAGTTGCAAATGCCCTGAGCTTCGTTCGGTATGGGGCCCCGTCCAGTTGATCCACTCACCCATATATCTGGACATCTACcgatacatatatgtatatatttgtgtgtcgTTTTGTGTGTTTGTCCACAGCCGTTTCAGCTTTGCACTAAGCAGGAGCatccctatatatatatatatactcgTGAGTGTCGGTGTGTGTGTCATAAACCTGTTTTCAGCGGCTGCCCACAGACGCTTTTTCAGTGGTGAACTAGAAATGAAGCGCAGCGGTGGACACGCTGGACACTTAGTCCACTAAAACCTTTACAGTTATTTCCTCAGACCTACACCCATATTTTCatatgttcatatatatatatatatatcgattCATTACATCTGAAGGGGTAACTTGGTCGCGAGGAACTGGACCCCTTCAGATGCATActcgaaaagagagagcaaaAGTTCCATTCTAATTTGTGCGTGATAAAACTAAGACGGCGAACGCAGTCTTGTGTCTGATGGACAACCGAAGCGCGTGGCTTCGTTGCTTTTTCAGGTCCTGGCGCCTGCCCTGTTGAACGCATGCTACCTAGACCATCCGTCCTGGGATTCTAACGTGCACATTGCCCCGCTGGGCCACTTTTCTCGACCTCAACGACTTGGTGCCCTTCTTGGAAACTCCTTCCAAGTTGTTCTCCGAAATGCTCGTCTTCCACTCTCAGCAACTggtgcttctctcccttcttctctttcttcttcttttgacGGAGAGGTTCCTCCAGGGTTTGTGCCGGTGGCGCTGTGCGACCAGTCCGTGCAGGTCTTGGCGAGCCGAGTGTCTGCGGGTGTGGCGACAATTTCCTCTCGGGGCTTTCTGAACTATTTCGGTCTCCAGCGCTTCggcacgcatgcagtcagGACGTTCGAGGTCGGCGCAGCTCTGCTGCAGGGCGACTGGAAGGAGGCGGTCGCTCGAATTCTcggaaaaaaacacaagTCGCCCGCAAGGTGGCGGCCATCTTCGTCTGCGAGTGTTCAGACAGGTCCCGCATGCAGCATGGAGAAGAGTGCCACAGTGGCTTTGGACGCGTGGGACGAGTTGGGGgcagagctgcagaaagcggctgctggaagaaaaacggatgGAGGGACACAGGGGGAAGCGAGTGACGAGTTAGAATCtcagacgacgagagaggaactattagagaaaggcgcatgcatggaGGATAAGCTGTCGGGAGACTGCCCAGGCGAGGGGGACGGGCGTCACGACATAGGAAAAGGTGAAGAGCAAAGGGATAAGGGCAGCGACTCTGAACCGTCCCTGTGGGACATCTTGCAAAAGACGGGAGACCCGCGGGTCGCTCTCGGGCGCCTCGCGAGGCATCAGCATATCGAGAAAACgcttctgtcgtctctgttgATGTCACGGCGAAAAGGGGAGAGTGAGGCAACGGGGGAAACGGGCAGCAAGTGGTGGGGAGGGGAGATGCGAGAACGTAACAGGAAACGGGCCATGTCAGggcgagacagacaccgTCGAGAATGCGCCGCCCTGGGAACGGCGGCTCGGGCACAGGCTGACGGCATTTGCGCAGAGGGCAGCGAAATGCAGGTACAGGGAGAAGACCCGGGAAGGGACAAAGGCCATGCAGGTGACGTCGCATCGAATGAACAAAAGGAAGTTGTGTCAAATGCGGTCTCGGCAACCGAAGGACAAGTACAAAGAAACGATGAATGCAAACGTGGAAACTGGGTGGACTTTGAAGTGAAAGACTACTTTCGTGCTCTGCAGGGTATCCCGGCGGACTCGCTCCAGCTGTATGTACATTCGGCACAGAGCGTCCTCTTCAATCACGCATGCACTTGGCGGTGGAAGGCTCTCGGCGGCAAAGTGTGCGTAGGTGACGTCGTTCGCGTCCGCGCGAGAGGCGACCATCGTTCCACGTTGTCGACCTCCGGCTCGACCTCTGCCGATTCGTCAAAGCGACGCGAAGCTCGACAAGTAGGGAGGATAACCGAGCTTGACGGTACAGACGACAGATTCCTTTTCGATGAGGGACAGGGCGACGGtagcgaggacgaagaggaaccCGATGGACAGACAGTCAAAGTCATTGAGACAGAGGCTGAAGCTGAGCAAGCCTCGATCTACGATTTGGTCTTGCCTCTCCCGGGCGCAGACATTGTGTACCCGTCCCATATGACAGCGGTCTACAGACAGCTAGCAAGCGATCTTCTGGGACTATCTCTCGACGCCTTCACACCGCCGAAAGACAGCCTGTGCTTGGAAGCGAGTGGAGGTTCTTCAGACATATTCGAGGGCGACCTCATGCGCGCtgggagaggaggcagaaaaggagacagaaaaggagacagaagtgGCAGACAGCGAGGGCGCGGGCGTGGGCGTGGCAGAGACGGGCGCTGTGACATGCGCGGCTACGGGGCGGAATCTGCGTGTGGAAATGAAGACGACTGCAAGGTCCGGACAACCCCCGCAGTGCTTTCGCCGGCTGCCGGGCTTTCGATTTTAGGCGTAAAGTACAAAGGAAGTTACAGATCTCTGCTGGAACGTGCCAGAGACTGCCAATGGCAACTGCTTCAGatcagcgaagaagcggtACGAACCCCTACTTCTTTGCTACTCTCGGATGTCGAcctgcttctgcagaagcagccaCGCGAGTCCCCGTACTCTCGGTCAGCCGATAAAGCTGCGACAGGTCCAAAcccgggaagaagaagcgaatgTACCGGACGCGAAGTTGTCGGTGAGGTCGAAatgacagaaaacgaaacgcacGAAAAGGATCAAGCGAAGGAAAGCGGATGCACGAAGAGTATGGACAGCCGGTCCTATGCGGAACAAGATTTCCGAGTTTCTTGGGATGAACCTCTCGACAGCACGCTGgtcaggtgtatgtacaccagAGATGAGCAGCTTCAAATGATGGAACAAGGGGAGAAGGTGCAGGGTCAAATCGACGGGTTTGGGTCGCGAATAGAAAGAAATCGGATTGTAGTTAGGGACGGAAAAAGCAATTTTTGCCTTCTTTTGAGACTGCGACTGCCTCCCGGCACATATTTCACCATGGCACTTCGTGAACTCATGAGAACGAATGCCCCTGATGATGACGAGCTAGCCCATGCTGCCGCTCGggccttcgtttctccagaCGGCTCTGGGAGAGACGCCTCCATTTCTACTTCGTCTCTTTCAACCTAAGTGAAATCATAACCAGTAATGTGCCTGCAGGATGTTCGTGGCGTGTATCTCTCTGTGCAATACAACTATTCAAGTGTATGTGCTTATAGCGAAGCGAGATTCGGGGTTTCCTTACGTGTACGGTGCGTGAGTGACGAGTTTCACGTACCCACATTCATCCTACCGGGTATTTCATCGTCCACCGCCGACAGTCACGTATCGTtgtacatacataaatatgtataatatatgcatatatctgtataaatGTAAATTGGAAATGAATGCTGAAGGACTTCCTTCACTGTGGCGTTAAACCCACGCCACCGATACATTCCGCTGCCTGATACGATCGAGGGTGGTGGagctcttctccgtcttccagCTTCCAAATATACTGCATCTTAAAATGAGCGCATGTAAGCTAGTCTTCAACACACCGCTCGTCACGTAACAAGAAGACATCACGTTTGTCGCATTCGGGATAAACAAAGACCTGCGTAATGTTAGTGACTCAAAGTCTCTGAGGAACTCGTAGCTGATTCCAAGTATGTGTTCGGGTGTGGAGTTGTAGGTAGACTGTTCAGGCGTCACTTTCACCGGTACCTCCCTGCGCCTTTTAGTCTTATTACATCTGTATTTACGGCTTTTGCTGTGTTGGTTTGTGTTGCACATCCAGAATGATACTCGGAATTCGGTGCTTACGAAGCGCACTATGATTGGGGGCAAATTTTTTGACAGTCACCGCGACACCCGTTTGCTTCTTGCGATATCCTTTGTGCACGGGCATTTGTTTTTGGATTTTACGCGACGGGTCTATCGCAACACAACGGACAGCCCCTAAGCGCGTAGCCACTTGTTCGTGTGTAAATAGGAAAGTAGATGTGGTGTCCATAACGTTTTGCTTCTATCTATATTGCTATATTCTCTATGCAGACTTTATCACAGGGACTCAGAAGCCGTGGAGCGTTGCGTGGGCTCTCTGGCTTGCAGTTTTCCTCATTTCTGGTGCGGGGACCAGTGCTGCTACCGCTAAAAGCGGAAAATGAGACACACTCAGGGCCACTGATTTACGCAGTCACTGAGATTCAGTGAAAGAAACAGTGGTGTTTGGCATCTTAACACTAGACTTGACAGCTCCCTTGATCAGTGCCCTTGGTCAACATCTGCCATGAAAGACTTGTCTCAATTTCAACTTTGATGCTGAATCGGCGTCTCTCAAAAGCCACGCTGGGAAGTAAACATTGCCTAT
This genomic interval from Toxoplasma gondii ME49 chromosome VIIb, whole genome shotgun sequence contains the following:
- a CDS encoding hypothetical protein (encoded by transcript TGME49_264190) is translated as MEVDAPQAFRSATSTGLGPVASSAWSAVSLESDSQRAKQGTEEGALLSLSAFSRLVGISQFVASHVPSKRGFEETQASGSPTSAAGDVQPEKQSPNEGSDRDACADHGGFWGSVKTLFEDFQVYEHSEFDCACLRNQRACSRCVPSIQKAEASHSPLSFSSASLSSPSASLVASDVSQKGARRGETGNNSKPPAKDEGGPRLGQPCAFGCWCRAFGDSSEAAPLRLPLLVDSGQLRRQREAEQLAEAGGLHVSPSFRLWRCRRRSEAAEALDGVREAGREAEWEDRGDQREEGREEANEDEDNRSQSRELKDNDAKRRGNRPCVSEFETQNIEAFVRGVAWCAEVYRQYVIGSPRDPEASGAGVSERSADLLHGLNEEKDSWLQQARRTAASAEETLFTVSSTLAPGISSTFSSLPQAKNGQQNIPYSDPSKAPCLWLLGDLAGVLTAHWRNELSGVSSQSVPLSSSASPSASPSLVEVQKELRGALHAFVRERLPFMVSESTTLVPAKAGANGGDSAGGELRGRGLKRGRDSNPLDDDCEDQGQSGERDVEGEEKRTGIQDEGQKARDQDRQENNEEELRVLQGLEASNLSRRIAFLARAIASRDGRAGFSKSEHRQENGEGCVQNGGGQNKGGDGNKGSQKKGGSVCRPTSNGLYESDFASTRFPFISIAACWAQQRGQILRLKKEVEENVQRGNLEGNGGGVNELELKERRRNWISLLETAAKKPPCVVLKLTLKPHCRRFLFPPVHFRCTDTASGDADPSGRSGGAERNGSQRGGVGGKPEVSVQTGVSREERRRGREDIEELLFRGPRAQQSGSEKEEFDEKQTELLARLASHPALLDILFDTCRASEGTCNYAASGGPQGGRWPADLGVYLHFILLKVNRDTSNALHMIGRGLRRHCQRSLAVAGTKDKRGITVQRCSVHKVLAPALLNACYLDHPSWDSNVHIAPLGHFSRPQRLGALLGNSFQVVLRNARLPLSATGASLPSSLSSSFDGEVPPGFVPVALCDQSVQVLASRVSAGVATISSRGFLNYFGLQRFGTHAVRTFEVGAALLQGDWKEAVARILGKKHKSPARWRPSSSASVQTGPACSMEKSATVALDAWDELGAELQKAAAGRKTDGGTQGEASDELESQTTREELLEKGACMEDKLSGDCPGEGDGRHDIGKGEEQRDKGSDSEPSLWDILQKTGDPRVALGRLARHQHIEKTLLSSLLMSRRKGESEATGETGSKWWGGEMRERNRKRAMSGRDRHRRECAALGTAARAQADGICAEGSEMQVQGEDPGRDKGHAGDVASNEQKEVVSNAVSATEGQVQRNDECKRGNWVDFEVKDYFRALQGIPADSLQLYVHSAQSVLFNHACTWRWKALGGKVCVGDVVRVRARGDHRSTLSTSGSTSADSSKRREARQVGRITELDGTDDRFLFDEGQGDGSEDEEEPDGQTVKVIETEAEAEQASIYDLVLPLPGADIVYPSHMTAVYRQLASDLLGLSLDAFTPPKDSLCLEASGGSSDIFEGDLMRAGRGGRKGDRKGDRSGRQRGRGRGRGRDGRCDMRGYGAESACGNEDDCKVRTTPAVLSPAAGLSILGVKYKGSYRSLLERARDCQWQLLQISEEAVRTPTSLLLSDVDLLLQKQPRESPYSRSADKAATGPNPGRRSECTGREVVGEVEMTENETHEKDQAKESGCTKSMDSRSYAEQDFRVSWDEPLDSTLVRCMYTRDEQLQMMEQGEKVQGQIDGFGSRIERNRIVVRDGKSNFCLLLRLRLPPGTYFTMALRELMRTNAPDDDELAHAAARAFVSPDGSGRDASISTSSLST